One region of Fragaria vesca subsp. vesca linkage group LG4, FraVesHawaii_1.0, whole genome shotgun sequence genomic DNA includes:
- the LOC101297239 gene encoding putative F-box/LRR-repeat protein At5g41840-like, with protein sequence MKNSGDLKLAHEDSISILQAVEVDRIIALPDEILCHILSFLIPLCSVRSTVLSKRWNKLWTCCITNLDFDIKDFSSSYESNYHIFVRFVDQVLAFRDSSLDITRFRVAWEDCEDFSIIDRWIQVAVNANVVDLDVSSYVYPFELPSCVYTCKSLVSLKVKSDYLTFYSLPKTGSCFPNLKFLHYISGYDFDCASGANLFRSCPILEELTIEAHHKKRVLNFDISAPELRTLTTIMKKMNKREHYEEDEFEEDYEEDYRIDPCNFFIDAPKLENLCVKGEVMSKYNWKNTSSLVQARVQLQVFNEASACCLQPEEQNT encoded by the coding sequence ATGAAAAACAGTGGAGATCTCAAACTTGCACATGAAGATTCAATATCAATACTCCAAGCTGTGGAAGTTGACAGGATTATTGCACTACCGGATGAGATTCTCTGTCATATACTCTCTTTCCTTATCCCGTTATGTTCTGTCCGGAGCACCGTTTTGTCTAAGAGATGGAACAAGTTGTGGACTTGTTGTATTACCAACCTTGATTTCGACATAAAAGATTTCAGTTCATCATATGAGAGTAACTATCACATTTTCGTCAGGTTCGTTGATCAGGTGTTGGCCTTTCGCGACTCTTCATTAGACATCACAAGATTTCGAGTTGCCTGGGAGGATTGTGAAGATTTCTCTATTATTGATCGATGGATACAGGTCGCCGTCAACGCTAATGTTGTTGATCTTGATGTTTCTAGCTATGTGTATCCTTTCGAATTGCCTTCATGTGTTTATACCTGCAAATCACTGGTGTCTTTGAAGGTGAAGTCAGATTATCTTACATTTTATTCTCTTCCTAAGACAGGTAGTTGTTTCCCAAATCTCAAGTTCCTTCATTATATTTCTGGTTATGATTTCGACTGTGCCTCTGGGGCAAATCTTTTCCGCAGCTGCCCTATACTCGAAGAGTTGACTATAGAAGCACATCATAAGAAACGTGTTTTGAATTTCGACATCTCTGCACCTGAATTGAGGACACTAACCACAATCATGAAGAAGATGAATAAAAGAGAACATTATGAAGAAGATGAATTTGAGGAAGATTATGAAGAAGATTATAGGATAGACCCCTGCAATTTCTTTATCGATGCACCTAAACTTGAAAATCTTTGTGTTAAGGGAGAGGTTATGTCAAAGTATAATTGGAAGAACACAAGCTCTTTGGTTCAAGCCAGAGTTCAACTCCAAGTGTTCAATGAAGCTTCCGCTTGTTGTCTACAACCAGAAGAGCAAAACACTTGA